A window from Flavobacteriales bacterium encodes these proteins:
- a CDS encoding AAA family ATPase translates to MNSTKLIQLLNNKFPFEPTSQQSELINQLSEFVENSSSNSLFLLKGYAGTGKTTLVSSLINSLWSVGKKVVLLAPTGRAAKVLSVYSKKSAFTIHKKIYWMRTNSQGNTYVTLQENKHTNTIFVVDEASMIPDASDKGFGGRVLLDDLIEYVYSGVMCKLILIGDTAQLPPVNLDISPALDENLLGITYRKDVYSAELTQVVRQQSSSMVLENATHLRDKISANDFDLPHVKCNSEVVRLDVGMDIQEALEDAYSISGVEGTVVICRSNKRANLYNQQIRARIRGLEDDISTGDFLMVVRNNYFWLPEGSKAGFIANGDMVEVMRIYEINELYDFRFARISVRLVDYPDEENLECIVLLDTLTSETPAMTYEEYKKLYDEVAKDYADIPKRAQRNKEIKQNPYFNALQVKFAYAITCHKSQGGQWENVFVEQGYFTSDMLSKEYFRWLYTALTRTTKKLHLINFKKEFFE, encoded by the coding sequence ATGAATAGCACAAAATTAATCCAACTTTTAAATAATAAATTCCCTTTTGAGCCGACCTCTCAACAATCCGAGCTTATAAATCAGTTATCCGAATTTGTAGAAAATTCATCTTCCAACAGTTTGTTTTTACTGAAAGGTTATGCTGGGACAGGCAAAACAACCCTTGTAAGTTCACTAATAAATAGTTTATGGTCTGTAGGTAAAAAAGTAGTTTTACTAGCGCCAACAGGTCGAGCAGCTAAAGTATTGTCTGTGTACTCAAAGAAAAGTGCTTTTACGATTCACAAAAAAATTTATTGGATGCGTACCAATTCTCAAGGTAATACCTATGTTACTTTACAAGAAAATAAGCATACCAATACTATTTTTGTAGTAGACGAGGCTTCAATGATTCCTGATGCCTCGGATAAAGGTTTTGGTGGGAGGGTGCTACTTGACGATTTAATTGAGTACGTTTATTCTGGCGTAATGTGCAAGTTAATTTTAATTGGTGATACAGCTCAATTACCTCCTGTAAACCTTGATATTAGTCCTGCTCTCGATGAAAATTTATTAGGCATTACCTACAGAAAAGATGTTTATTCTGCAGAATTGACTCAAGTTGTTCGGCAACAATCATCTTCTATGGTTTTAGAAAACGCTACTCATTTACGAGATAAAATTAGTGCTAATGATTTTGACTTACCACATGTCAAGTGCAATAGCGAGGTGGTGAGATTAGATGTTGGAATGGATATCCAAGAAGCTTTGGAAGACGCCTATTCTATTAGTGGTGTAGAAGGGACAGTTGTAATTTGCCGTTCCAACAAAAGAGCTAATTTATACAATCAACAAATAAGAGCCCGCATTAGAGGATTAGAAGATGATATATCTACCGGCGATTTTTTGATGGTGGTAAGGAATAATTATTTTTGGTTACCTGAGGGAAGTAAGGCTGGCTTTATTGCCAATGGTGATATGGTTGAGGTTATGAGAATTTATGAAATCAATGAGTTGTATGATTTCAGATTTGCAAGAATATCTGTTCGCTTAGTAGATTATCCAGATGAAGAAAATTTAGAATGTATAGTCTTATTAGATACCTTAACATCAGAGACTCCCGCTATGACTTACGAAGAATATAAAAAATTGTACGATGAGGTGGCTAAAGATTATGCAGATATCCCAAAACGAGCTCAGCGTAATAAAGAGATTAAGCAAAACCCATATTTTAACGCCTTGCAAGTCAAATTTGCATATGCTATTACGTGCCATAAATCTCAAGGGGGACAATGGGAAAATGTCTTTGTTGAACAGGGCTATTTTACTTCTGATATGCTAAGCAAAGAATACTTTAGATGGTTGTATACCGCCCTTACAAGAACAACAAAAAAGTTACATTTGATAAATTTTAAAAAAGAATTTTTTGAATAA
- a CDS encoding lysophospholipid acyltransferase family protein: MKKIVSKLILYIMGWKVVSDIPTQKKYVIIVSPHTSNWDFIIGRCFGYMLEIEAKYLGKSQLFRFPYGWIFRLLGGIPVDRSKHNNLVAYAIELFKSSDGLVLGLAPEGSRSKVEKWKLGFYHIAVGANIPIALAYLDYAKKEAGIGEMFQPSGEIQKDLQKIEDFYKGISPKYSEKYNSKIF, encoded by the coding sequence ATGAAAAAAATAGTTTCAAAACTGATACTATATATTATGGGTTGGAAGGTGGTGAGTGATATTCCCACTCAGAAAAAGTACGTTATCATTGTCTCTCCTCATACTAGCAATTGGGATTTCATTATTGGCAGATGTTTTGGATATATGCTTGAGATAGAAGCCAAATATCTTGGTAAAAGTCAATTGTTTCGCTTTCCCTATGGTTGGATTTTTCGCCTGTTGGGTGGTATTCCTGTGGATAGGTCTAAACATAATAATCTCGTCGCTTATGCTATCGAATTGTTTAAATCTTCTGATGGATTAGTTTTAGGACTTGCACCTGAAGGTAGTCGTTCAAAAGTAGAAAAATGGAAACTTGGATTTTATCACATTGCAGTTGGTGCTAATATACCCATAGCACTTGCCTATCTTGATTATGCAAAAAAAGAAGCAGGTATAGGTGAAATGTTTCAACCAAGTGGAGAAATCCAAAAAGACCTTCAAAAAATAGAAGACTTTTATAAAGGTATTTCTCCTAAATATTCAGAAAAATACAATTCTAAAATATTTTAA